In Brevibacillus brevis NBRC 100599, a single genomic region encodes these proteins:
- the ftsW gene encoding putative lipid II flippase FtsW, which yields MKTRGVPDFLLLFLTALLVGFGITMVLSSSSIFALTSFTSGGCDYCGGDELYFVKRQSVFLLLGVVGMLVAMNIPFSFYKRNFLLIALVSFFSLLLVLVPGIGKEVNGARSWFEIGSATIQPAEFAKLGLILYLAAIISKKGNGIQKLKSGLMPPLMVTGMFFMMIVVQPDLGSAAILLGCALIVMICGGAKIRQLVGLGAPAVTVALLVYITAKPHALNRISSYLDPWSDMSGTGYNIIQSWIAIAHGGLTGTGFGKSIQKYLYLPERHTDFIFSIMTEELGFIGASVFLLIFLLFLLRGIHICLRVKDTFASLAGIGVVSMFAIQAILNIGGVTGLIPLTGVPLPFISYGGSSLLVCLLATGFLLSISREVSRQKVEEQLQKQPYAM from the coding sequence ATGAAGACGAGGGGCGTACCTGACTTCTTGCTCCTGTTTTTGACCGCCCTACTTGTTGGGTTTGGGATAACCATGGTGCTCAGCTCCAGCTCCATTTTCGCGTTGACGAGCTTTACAAGCGGCGGCTGTGATTACTGTGGCGGAGATGAGCTTTATTTCGTGAAGCGTCAATCCGTTTTCTTGCTGCTCGGTGTCGTTGGGATGCTGGTCGCCATGAACATTCCCTTCTCCTTTTATAAGAGAAACTTCTTATTGATTGCGCTCGTCAGTTTCTTTTCTTTGCTCCTGGTTCTTGTTCCGGGTATTGGTAAGGAAGTGAACGGAGCTCGATCATGGTTTGAAATCGGTTCTGCAACTATTCAGCCTGCGGAGTTTGCCAAGCTTGGTCTTATTCTGTACTTGGCAGCGATCATCTCCAAAAAAGGGAACGGGATACAAAAGCTGAAATCTGGATTGATGCCCCCACTGATGGTAACGGGGATGTTTTTTATGATGATTGTCGTCCAGCCTGACCTCGGTTCTGCTGCCATCCTGCTCGGGTGCGCTTTGATTGTCATGATCTGCGGTGGCGCCAAAATCCGTCAACTGGTCGGTCTCGGTGCACCAGCTGTGACTGTTGCACTATTGGTATACATCACAGCAAAGCCCCATGCCTTGAATCGGATTTCTTCCTACCTCGATCCATGGAGTGATATGAGTGGCACTGGCTACAACATTATTCAATCCTGGATTGCAATTGCACATGGCGGCCTGACTGGGACAGGCTTTGGAAAAAGCATTCAAAAGTATTTGTATTTGCCCGAGAGGCATACCGATTTTATTTTCTCGATCATGACAGAAGAGCTTGGCTTTATCGGTGCCTCTGTGTTCCTCTTGATTTTCTTGCTTTTCCTGCTGCGTGGCATCCATATTTGTTTGCGCGTAAAAGACACCTTTGCCAGTCTCGCAGGAATCGGTGTGGTCAGCATGTTCGCCATTCAGGCGATCTTAAACATTGGCGGAGTAACGGGTTTGATTCCATTGACAGGTGTACCATTGCCGTTTATCAGTTATGGTGGTTCCTCCTTACTCGTATGTCTGCTCGCCACAGGCTTTTTGCTCAGTATATCGCGGGAAGTCAGTCGCCAGAAGGTAGAAGAGCAATTACAAAAACAGCCATACGCCATGTAA
- a CDS encoding YugN family protein, translated as MVIKDTGIGTKEVFFADLEHYMSELGFDRGAWDYKHATYDYKIQDKGNVFYLRIEANVTQGKLEDTHAVLKLEDPYMGKHLFPHGLDYDYPMPDSVVKTAKLKLQMLGEKLSSH; from the coding sequence ATGGTCATTAAGGACACGGGTATTGGCACGAAAGAAGTCTTTTTCGCCGATCTGGAGCATTATATGAGCGAACTCGGCTTTGATCGCGGCGCTTGGGATTACAAGCATGCTACATACGATTATAAAATCCAAGATAAAGGCAACGTCTTCTACCTGCGCATCGAAGCGAACGTGACGCAAGGCAAGCTTGAGGATACGCACGCAGTACTGAAGCTCGAAGATCCTTACATGGGCAAACACCTTTTCCCACACGGGCTGGATTACGATTACCCAATGCCAGACTCCGTTGTAAAAACAGCGAAGTTGAAGCTGCAAATGCTAGGTGAAAAGCTGTCCTCACATTAA
- a CDS encoding CBS domain-containing protein, with protein MAKLENRTLREIMTKDVATVTLKDNVYEVACKMRDWNVGVIPVVDEKEDVIGVITDRDIVIRGLAEKHEGSTATEVVMTRDIILGQPGMTVDEAARVMAQHQIRRLPVVEHGKLVGIVALADMAVRQVHHDEASDALQQISEPAPH; from the coding sequence ATGGCAAAGCTGGAAAATCGTACTCTACGTGAAATTATGACAAAAGATGTCGCTACTGTGACGCTTAAGGATAATGTGTATGAAGTGGCTTGCAAAATGCGCGATTGGAATGTAGGGGTCATTCCGGTTGTGGATGAAAAAGAAGATGTGATCGGTGTCATTACAGACCGCGATATTGTGATTCGCGGTTTGGCTGAAAAGCATGAAGGATCGACTGCAACGGAGGTTGTCATGACCCGAGACATTATTCTTGGTCAGCCGGGAATGACGGTTGATGAAGCGGCAAGGGTTATGGCTCAGCATCAAATTCGTCGCCTGCCCGTTGTCGAGCATGGCAAGCTGGTTGGAATTGTGGCGTTGGCAGACATGGCTGTTCGTCAAGTCCATCACGATGAAGCGAGTGACGCTCTCCAACAAATTTCTGAGCCAGCGCCACATTAA